The Paraflavitalea devenefica genomic interval CTTTGCCGTTATCAAACTCAATGCCTTTGGCAATATCTTCTTTCAACAACAGTGGGCCATCCATATCCACATAATCCAGCAAGGGCGTTAAATGGGCAATGGCGGCTGTACCGATGGTGCTTTCATTCATGCTGCCCACCATCACTTTCATACCCAGTGAACGGGCTTTCTCAATCATAAAACGGGCGGGCGTAATACCGCTGCATTTGGTAAGCTTGATGTTGATGCCATGAAAATGCTGGTAGCATTTCTCTACGTCTTCCTGCACCACACAAGCTTCATCGGCAATCAGCGGCAAGGGTGATCTTTCAAATAAGATCTTCATCCCCTCCCAGTTGTCTTTGGCCAGCGGCTGTTCGATGAACTCTACCCCCAGCGCCGCCAGTTGCGGTATCTTTTCCAGGGCTTCTTCCACTGTCCAGCCGGCATTGGCATCTATACGCAGGATGGCATCGGTATGTTGGCGTAAGGCAGTAACGATGGCAATATCTTCAGGGGTGCCCAGCTTGATCTTATAAATGGGCCAGGGCTTTTCTTTCATCTTGGCTACCATCTTATCAATGGTGTCAATACCAATGGTATAATCGGTCAGGGGCGCTTTTGCGGGGTCCAGTTGCCAGAGTTGGTACAGGGGCTGGCGGGATAACTTGCCAAACATATCCCAGGCGGCCATGTCCAGTGCACATACCAGGAAATTATTCTGCGGGTACAGGTGATGCAGGTAATGCCAGTAACGTTCCGGCCCGGTAAAAGCAAACTTCTCCACCATCATCTTCTTGCGCTCCAGGTCTTCGATCATCTTCTCTACCGGTATATTGTAATAAGCAATGGCCGGCGCTTCTCCATAACCGGTAACACCCCGGTGCTCCAATTCCACTACCAGCGCAGGCTGGTGTGTTTTGGTGCCTTTAGAAATCGTGAATGGATGACGGAAAGGTAGGTTATACGTTCTATAAGAGACCTTCATTGAATATGTTAGCTTTTAATTATGCTGAATCCGGGATCACCTGCCACTGGCAGCCACCTGTTCTTTCAATTCCTCATTAAAATCTTTCTCTTTGATCAGTTGTTCCAGCGGCATATGCATGCGGTATTTCCAGTAATGCTGTGCAATGGCTGGTATATTGATGCGTTCTTCCTGCGGGCTTTGCCGGCGTATGGCCTCACTGGTGCCCAATATATCCTGCAATTGGAAGATGGCCCACATGGCAGGTGAGTGCAGGTGTTGCAGTACAATGGCTTTATTGATCCAGGGCTCACAGAAAGGAGGCGCTTCGCCCCACTGTCCCAGTTCATCATTAAAGAAACGCTGGATCTTTTCCCGGTCTTCCTCCCACCAGCCGCGGATGGTGCTCATATCATGCGTAGAAGGTGTTACTACCGATAGATAGGGCGCTGTAGACGGGCTAAAGAATTCATGACCGGCTGCTTTGGGCATGCGTTGTATCTCCAGGCTCAGGATGCCCAGTTGCTTCATCACATAGGGTACACTGCCCGGCACCAGGCCCAGGTCTTCCCCGCAGATCAGCATATTGGTGGAACGTTTCAACGCAGGCAGTTTCTTCATGGCTTCCTTCATCCAGTAGCCGTCCTGGCGGCGGAAGAAATAATCTACATACAACTGCTTCAGCAGGTATTGTGTATGGCCATCGAGGTGGCGGAAGGAAGTGGTACTTTCTATACCAAAGCGGAAGTGAAACTCCTGTCCGTTGGAACCTGGCTGTTCAAATAAAATGACATTGGAAATAAGATCAAACAATCCTTGTCTGATGTGCAGGTTATCCTGGGTAGGCTCCTGCGTGGCGAAATAGTGTTCTACCTGCCGCTGGGTGGCAAACTCAGGTTTCAGTTCGTACGTACCATCGCCAATGGCATGCAGGAAGGGTTTGAACTTATCATTATTGGGACCAAACAATTCCCAAAGGATCGCATCATTGATACAGGGCTTGCAATAGCGGTAATGATCAAACCATAACCCGTACTGGCCAAACTCATGCAGGTGTACCGGAATGGCATGCACAAAATACCCCATAATGCCTTCCACCGCATGCAGGGGAATGCTCCAGATGCGGAAGAAACCCAGTATATGGTCAATGCGGAAAGCATCGAAATAATTGCTCATCTGCACAAAGCGCCGGTGCCACCATTCAAAACCGTCCCCGGCCATGCGCTCCCAGTTATACGTAGGAAAGCCCCAGTTTTGTCCGCGTACCGCAAAATCATCCGGCGGTGCGCCTGCCTGTACATCGAGGTGGTACAGTTCGGGTTCCATCCAGGCATCGCAGCCATAGCGGTATACACCGATCGGGATATCCCCTTTCAGGATAATGCCATGCTTATGCGCATATTCCGCCGCGTCTTTCAATTGCAGGTGCAGGTGGTACTGCGTGAAATAATGCAGGGCCACCTCATCATAATGCTTTGTTTTGGGCGATACAAACTTCTCAATCGATTCCTTGCTGTATTTGCTATGCGTTTTCCATTGGTTAAAGTCGGAAGTATGGTAGCGGTCGCGCAGGCAACAAAAGGCGGCATAGGGCACCAGCCAGTGTTTATTGTTCTCAAAGAACAGGTAATAATCCTTGTCCTTTAATAACTCTTCCTTCTGCAAGGCGTACAGCTCACGGATAGCAGCCAGCTTTAGTTTCATCACGGCTTCATAATCCATATCCGGCAGTTCATTGAGCTGCTTCTGTTTTTTCTTCAGCGGCTTGATAATATCTGCATACGTCTTGCCTGCCACTTCTTCCAGGTTGAGGTACAGGGGATGCAGGGCAAAAGCAGAAATGGCTGCATAGGGATACGTATCTGCCCAGGTATGCGTGGCAATGGTATCATTAACCGGCAATATCTGTATCAGCTTCAGGCCGGTTTTCCGGGCCCAGTCGGTCAATAACTTAAGATCGGTGAATTCGCCGGTGCCAAAAGAGTCTTTGCTGCGTAAACTGAATACCGGTATAGAAATCCCCGCCCCTTTCCAGGTATCATTGGGCAGGTGTACAAAACCATCATGGAGGATGGAGATCATCTCCTGGTCGCCCTCATTGCCCGGCGGTGGCTGCAGGCCATACAATACCCGGTTCTCCCCTGCTTCATAGCGCAC includes:
- a CDS encoding dipeptide epimerase translates to MKVSYRTYNLPFRHPFTISKGTKTHQPALVVELEHRGVTGYGEAPAIAYYNIPVEKMIEDLERKKMMVEKFAFTGPERYWHYLHHLYPQNNFLVCALDMAAWDMFGKLSRQPLYQLWQLDPAKAPLTDYTIGIDTIDKMVAKMKEKPWPIYKIKLGTPEDIAIVTALRQHTDAILRIDANAGWTVEEALEKIPQLAALGVEFIEQPLAKDNWEGMKILFERSPLPLIADEACVVQEDVEKCYQHFHGINIKLTKCSGITPARFMIEKARSLGMKVMVGSMNESTIGTAAIAHLTPLLDYVDMDGPLLLKEDIAKGIEFDNGKVVFSGQPGLGIEFTDVYEKLTV
- a CDS encoding 4-alpha-glucanotransferase; this encodes MTIHFYVRFHTQYGQLLAVTGNIEALGNHDIEKAFTLTHLNNEFWHGTIHTNVPESGPVQYNYVLKNEDGFRVFEWGDRMIDTAKMKGPEVIQVIDTWNHAGEYENVFYSDPFQQVLLSDHVRTKAKAVKKFTHLFKVKAPLLTRNEVVCLLGNTGETGNWDTNAPILLNQENGWWTVKLTLLREGFPLSYKYGVYNTKEQAFVRYEAGENRVLYGLQPPPGNEGDQEMISILHDGFVHLPNDTWKGAGISIPVFSLRSKDSFGTGEFTDLKLLTDWARKTGLKLIQILPVNDTIATHTWADTYPYAAISAFALHPLYLNLEEVAGKTYADIIKPLKKKQKQLNELPDMDYEAVMKLKLAAIRELYALQKEELLKDKDYYLFFENNKHWLVPYAAFCCLRDRYHTSDFNQWKTHSKYSKESIEKFVSPKTKHYDEVALHYFTQYHLHLQLKDAAEYAHKHGIILKGDIPIGVYRYGCDAWMEPELYHLDVQAGAPPDDFAVRGQNWGFPTYNWERMAGDGFEWWHRRFVQMSNYFDAFRIDHILGFFRIWSIPLHAVEGIMGYFVHAIPVHLHEFGQYGLWFDHYRYCKPCINDAILWELFGPNNDKFKPFLHAIGDGTYELKPEFATQRQVEHYFATQEPTQDNLHIRQGLFDLISNVILFEQPGSNGQEFHFRFGIESTTSFRHLDGHTQYLLKQLYVDYFFRRQDGYWMKEAMKKLPALKRSTNMLICGEDLGLVPGSVPYVMKQLGILSLEIQRMPKAAGHEFFSPSTAPYLSVVTPSTHDMSTIRGWWEEDREKIQRFFNDELGQWGEAPPFCEPWINKAIVLQHLHSPAMWAIFQLQDILGTSEAIRRQSPQEERINIPAIAQHYWKYRMHMPLEQLIKEKDFNEELKEQVAASGR